In Desulfosporosinus youngiae DSM 17734, the genomic stretch CACTAAAGTTCGGGAATGGATTATTGAAGGAATTCCTGAAGTTCTTCGTCTCTCAATTGGAGTAGGTATTGGTATATTTATTGCGTTTATCGGACTTAAGAATGGCGGAATTGTCGTTGCTGACTCCAACACATTCGTGACATTAGGCGATATGAAATCGGGAAGTGCAATTGTGACTGTTTTTGGTTTGATTGTCACTGGATTTTTCATAGCCAGAAGAGTCAAAGGTGGCTTACTGATCGGTATTTTACTGACAACTCTTTTCAGCATGCTTATGGGTTATTCCTCATTACCAACGGGTTTGTCAAGTATTGTATCAGTTACTAATCCGTTTACAGTCATTGCTCCAGTGGCGCTTCAGCTTGATATTATAGGAGCTGTAAGCTACGGATTGATTTCTATCCTATTTGCATTTACGCTAGTCGATTTATTTGATAATATTGGAACATTACTAGGAGTATCACGGAAGGCAGGACTTCTAGACAAAAATGGAAATCTGCCACGTGCCGGGAAAGCCCTAATGGCAGACTCTTTTGGAACAATGTTTGGAGCCGCCGCTGGAACACCGACCGTTACATCCTATATTGAGAGTGCTTCCGGTGTAGCAGAAGGTGGAAAGACCGGGTTAACTGCAGTCACGGTTGCTGGTCTATTTCTGGTATCGCTTATTTTTGCTCCGCTTGTCGGCTTAATCCCAGGAGAAGCAACTGCGCCTATCCTTATATTGGTTGGTACCATGATGATGAGTGAAGTAGTTCATATCAAGTTTGATGACTTTACAGAAGCTTTGCCGGCCTTTTTGACTATCGTGATGATGCCTTTAACCTCCTCTATCGCTCAAGGAATTGCGTTTGGGTTTATGTCTTATACGATCATCAAATTGCTCGCTGGAAGGCATAAGGAAAACAATCTAGTGTTGTATCTCTTCACATTCCTCTTTATTGTTCATTTTGTAATTGGTGGCGGACATTAATCTTTTATATTAATAGCCAGGAAGATGTGTGTCTTTGATCAGAGTTCGATGTGCGATGATTTGAGACTCAACTATCGCACATCGAATGCTGCGCATGGCACGTTGCGGGCTCGGGTATGAAATACGAAAATGCTTGGCGCCTTTTGATTGGTGAAGAGCGCCTTTGGCATGCAAGTGGAAGGGTGGAAATAGGATGCGTGTGCTCTTTAAGAATGCAACTATTGTAACCATGAATGCTGGACGTGAGGTTATCCAAGGTGATCTGCTGGTGGATGACACGCAGATCGCAGCAGTTGGCGGGGTCATTGAACAGCCTGCTGATCAAATAATCGACCTGAATGGAGATTTACTGATACCTGGTTTGATTCAAACTCACATACATTTGTGTCAGACATTATATCGAGGTCAGGCGGATGACCTGGAGCTTTTAGATTGGCTTAGACAGCGAATTTGGCCGCTGGAAGGCGGACATGATCCGGAATCCCTATATGACTCCGCTTTATTAGGCATCGGAGAATTGTTCCTGGGAGGGACAACGACGATTGTGGATATGGAAACCGTGCATCATACAGAACATGCCTTTGAGGCGATCCTGGCCAGCGGCTTGAGAGCTTTGAGCGGAAAGGTTATGATGGATGACTGCAATGGGGATCTTCCGGCTTCCTTACAAGAAACGACGGAAAACTCTCTGCAAGAAAGCGTCGATTTATATGAAAAATATCACGGAAAAGGAAATGGGCGGCTCGAAGTTGCGTTTACCCCCCGTTTCGTTATTTCCTGTACGGATACATTATTAAAAGAGGTTTCGCGTTTGGCCCGTGCAAAAAATGCGTTTGTGCATACACATGCTTCCGAAAACCGATCAGAAATCCAGGTTGTAGAGAGTACGCGAGGGATGCGCAATATTGTCTATTTGGATAAAGTCGGTTTAACCGGTCCAAAGCTGATATTAGCCCATTGCATCTGGCTTGATGAGGCGGAAAAGGAAATTTTGGTCCAGACCAAGACGAGGATTTCTCATTGTCCCTCCTCAAATTTGAAACTGGCCTCGGGAATCGCGCCGATTCCCGAACTTATGAAACGCGGGGCAGAGGTTTCTTTAAGTGCGGACGGGGCGCCCTGCGGCAATAATCTGGATGGGTTCCGGGAAATGCGGCATGCGGCCCTAATTCAGAAACCGTTGCATGGACCGACCGTTATGCCTGCGCGTGAGGTTTTTGAAATGGCGACCCTTGGCGGTGCCCGTGCAATCGGTCATGAACATGATCTGGGAAGTCTGGAAGTTGGGAAAAAAGCAGATTTGGCAGCGGTAAGTTTGCAGGGGTTACACACTTGGCCGGTCGAGCATGTGGATGTTTATTCACAATTAGTCTATCAGGCAGTTTCCTCTGACGTACGTCTGACCATGGTGGATGGACAAATAGTTATGAAAGATCGGCAGCTGCTGACGATAGATGTTCCCAAGCTTAAGATAAGCTCGACTCGAAGTTTGAACCGGGTCATGAAAAGGATAGGCCTTGTGTAGGGGGCTTGCCACACAGCACTCGTGGTCTGCAGCGTACATCCGCCGTTTATGGATGGACTTAGTGTCCCCGGAGCCATGGACAGCGGGGGGAAGCGTATGAGTGGGGAGAGTAGATTGATAATGCCAAGCTTTAAGCAGAGAATGGATGAGGCCCGCGGCCTGGCTAAGATTGACTTAGTTCTTAAACATGCTAAGTTAGTTAATGTCTTTTCAGGAGAAATCCATGAAACGGACATTGGAATCCATCGGGGTAATTTTGTGGGTATCGGGAAGTTCGGGGAAGCGGAAACAGAACTGGATTTAAGCGGCAAGTATGTTGTTCCGGGCTTGATTGACGGGCATGTTCATATTGAAAGCTCGCATCTTTGTCCGGAAGAATTCTGTTCGCTTCTTCTTTCCCATGGTGTAACGACCGCTGTGGTTGACCCCCATGAAATCGCTAATGTCCTGGGGGTTAAGGGAATTCAATATATCCTTGATAGTGTTGAGGACTTACCCTTTAATACCTTTGTCGCCCTTCCTTCATGTGTTCCGGCAACGGATTTGGAAACCTCCGGGGCGAGTCTTGGAGCGAAGGAATTATCACAATTTGTTGATCATCCAAAAGTGATAGGCTTGGGAGAGGTAATGGACTATTTGGGCGTAATTCAGGCCAAGAAGGGTATGGTGGAAAAGTTAGAACTCCCTGTGGGATTTTTCGATGGTCATGCCCCGGGCATATCCGCGCAAGATTTAAATGCCTATTTTCTGGCGGGAATTCATACGGAACATGAGTGTTCTACAGTTGAAGAGGCCAGAGAACGTTTGAGGCGAGGATTTCACATAATGCTTCGAGAGGGAAGCGCTGCCAAAAACCTATTAGATCTTTTGCCTGCCGTGACCCCGCAAAATTCCGGACAATGTCTTCTGGTAACGGATGACCGTCACCCCAGTGATCTAATGAATGAGGGGAGTATAGATCATCTTGTGCGTATGGCGATAAAGGCGGGCATGGACCCTATTCAAGTCATCCAAATGGCGACGATTAACGCGGCACGTGCCATCGGGCTTGCTCATCTGGGAGCAGTAGCACCCGGATATCAGGCGGACTTCGTTGTTTTGGATGATCTTAACCGATTTGAGATTAAGGAAGTTTATTGGCGCGGGATAAAACAAAGTGGAAGCAAAGAACGACCGCGATTTCCGCGCTCCGGCTGTGCGGGACTTAAAGGAAGTATCCATCTTGGAGAATGGTCTTCCGCCAAGCTCAGGGTCTTGGCCAATGGCGAAACGAATGAAGGTCTTGCCCGGGTCCGGGTTATTGGAGTCCAAGAACATTCTTTAGTAACGTCTGAGTTGATTCGGGAATTACCGGTTAAAAATGGCCTTATCAATCCAGATCCATCTCAAAGGATCGCCAAGCTGGCTGTGTTGGAACGACATCACGAAACGGGTAATGTTGGTCTCGGTTTTGTCGAAGGATTGGGCTTGCGAAAGGGGGCTATCGCTTCGACGGTTGCCCATGACTCGCATAATTTGGTGGTTGCAGGGATGAGCGATGAAGAGATGCACCTCGCAGTTATGACCTGTGTCGAGATGGGAGGTGGCCTTTGTCTAGTCGATGGAAATCAGGTGATTGGGAAGCTTCCTTTGCCGATAGCAGGACTTATGACCGATCAGGATGCCGAAGCAGTCGCACGAATCCTGAGTGAATTGCATGAGAGGGCAGTCTGGCTGGGAATCAGTGAAAAGGTCGATCCGTTTATGACCCTGGCCTTTCTTTCTCTGCCCGTCATTCCGTCAATAAAACTGACAGACTTAGGCTTAGTGGATGTGGAGCATTTTCAAATAATTTCGGCTGTTCTATAAAGGTCTGGGAACCAGACCGCAAATTAGCATAGAGAATGAAAATTGTCATCTTTAAGTTATGATTATTTAACTGAAGGTGGCTTTTTCGTTAATTAAGCAAGGTTTCTTAAATGGTTAAACTGATTTTTAGGTTTATAAAAATGTTGATTATTATTAGTAAATAGCATAAAATTATTAACTAATATTAATTATCAATTTGATGTTTGGGACTAAAGGAAAAATATTTTCGGAATTTAATCAATTAAAGGTTTTTTAGATATTTTGACGAATTAAATCGTTTAGGGAACATGACACAAATGGATAGGGTGAAAATTCATGCGCTTGGTAAACACTCGGTATGTTAAGGAAGGATCAGTCCTGGCACGTCCTGTGATCAATGCTTCAGGCAGTGTTTTATTGCAGACAGGAGTGCGTGTAACGGCTGCCTATATTGAACGTTTGATAGACATGGGATATGATGTTCTATTTATAGAGGATGACCGGTTGGATGATGTCGAGTACGGTATGTCTATTTCCGGGAAGACACGGAAAGTTGCTTATAAAACAATTAAGCATGTCAGCAGTTATATTGAAAATGGTATGGAAGGTTTATTAGTGGCGGACGATGTGCGCGTGGTTATTCAGCAAATGGTTAATGATTTGTTGGCTAGTTCAGACATTCTGGGGAATCTGACCGAAATTCAGGGATACGACAATTATACATTTCACCATTCTATTAATACATCCATGCTTGGGCTTATATTGGGCATTGCCTCCGGGTATTCTGAACAGAAATTGATTGAACTTGGTATGGGCATACTAATGCATGATATCGGAAAGATTTTGATTCCAGAGTCAATTTTAAATAAGAAGACGCCGCTGACAGTGGAGGAATTTGAGGAGATCAAGCTGCATACGGTCAAGGGATTTGAAATTCTGCGTAAAAATAATGATTTTAGTTTACTCTCCAGTCATATCGCCTTTCAGCATCAAGAGAAATGGAATGGGTCAGGTTATCCGAGGGGGCTTAAAGGAAACGAAATTCACGAGTATGGCCGGTTGACGGCGGTAGCTGATGTGTATGAAGCCCTTACCAGTAAACGAGTTTATCGCAACGCGATTGAGCCAAATGAAGCTTTCGAATATATCATCTCTCAATCCAATTCGCATTTTTGTCCAACAACGCTTGAAGTGTTTAAGAAACATATTGCGGTTTACCCTTCAGGTTCCGGAATTCTTCTTAGTAATGGACAAAGGGGTAATGTTGTAAAACAAAACCCGTTGTTTCCAAATCGTCCTTACGTAAGGGTATTCTATGAGAATGAACGGGAATTAGCCTGTCCAATTGATTATAATCTGGCGGAATGTCCGTCTCTAATGATTGTTTTAGTAGATAATCGGTAATATCCGGGAAGCAGTCAAACGAAAAAGGTTGAGCCTTAGGTTTGCTTCGATAGAACGAAGTAAACCTAAGGCTCTTTCCATAAAGTTAGTACAGGCTAAGTTATCTTTAAAAGTTTTTTAAAGTCCTCGATTTGATGAACCGGCTGCTGGCAGGAGAAGTTTTGACACAAATACGCAGTTGTTTGACTTGGATCAAGAGGGTAATCCTGGACCCAGGGAACAATTTCGCCAAGACTTCCTTCTTGGTATAGAACCGAAGCAAAGGGGCGAAACGTGGAAAAGAAAAGCTGACGCATTTCGGGAAGATCTGCTGAGTCGAGGGAACCAGCTAATACTAATTCCTGAGTAGGATGAAGGGCGAATTGCAGTGCTTGAAGAAAAGCTGTATATCCGGAGGGATGTTCTTCCAGAACCGCTCGGAAATCCAGAAGCTGCTGTTCTGCTTTACGCTCCCAACGCTCATCGCCGGTCAGCCGGCCTAAGCGAAGGAGGTTGAGAGCTGTGATCGAGTTGCCGGAAGGAAGTGCTCCATCATAGCTTTCTTTAGGACGGAAGAGAAGTTCTTCGGCATCTGATCCGGTTAAATAGTATCCGCCGATTTCTTTGTCCCAAAAGAGCCGGTCCTGTTCCTCTTGAAACTGAAGTGCAGTTTGGAGGAACTGAGGTTTACCGCTGGCTGAGTAAACCTCCAGAAGACCCCAGATAAAGAAGGCATAGTCGTCTAAGTACCCAAGATAGGCGGTATCACCCTCTCGGTAGCGGGCCATAAGACGTCCATCACTGCGCCGCAGATGAGTAAGAATAAAATTTACAGCTTTTTGAGCGGCATCTAAGTAAGAATTATTGCCAAGGACCTGAGCACCTTTCGCCAAGGCAGCAATCATCAGACCGTTCCATGCGGTTAAAATTTTATCGTCTTTATGAGGGTGAATACGTTTTTCGCGTGCAGCAAAGAGTATTTGACGGGCGCTTTCCAGAGAGTGCAAAAGCTCATCTTCGGAAAGGCCGTTGTCGCGGGCGACATTCTTGATATTCCCTTGTAAAAGGTTGGGGATGTTCCTTCCTTCGAAATTACCCTGAGATGTGACATCATAAACGGCACAATACTTAATGGCTGTTTCTTGGTCCAGTACGGCTTCAATTTCCTGAGGAGTCCAGACGTAGAATTTTCCTTCTTCTCCCTCGGAGTCAGCATCTTCGGCTGAGTAAAAACCACCTTCCGG encodes the following:
- a CDS encoding HD-GYP domain-containing protein — protein: MRLVNTRYVKEGSVLARPVINASGSVLLQTGVRVTAAYIERLIDMGYDVLFIEDDRLDDVEYGMSISGKTRKVAYKTIKHVSSYIENGMEGLLVADDVRVVIQQMVNDLLASSDILGNLTEIQGYDNYTFHHSINTSMLGLILGIASGYSEQKLIELGMGILMHDIGKILIPESILNKKTPLTVEEFEEIKLHTVKGFEILRKNNDFSLLSSHIAFQHQEKWNGSGYPRGLKGNEIHEYGRLTAVADVYEALTSKRVYRNAIEPNEAFEYIISQSNSHFCPTTLEVFKKHIAVYPSGSGILLSNGQRGNVVKQNPLFPNRPYVRVFYENERELACPIDYNLAECPSLMIVLVDNR
- the ade gene encoding adenine deaminase, translating into MPSFKQRMDEARGLAKIDLVLKHAKLVNVFSGEIHETDIGIHRGNFVGIGKFGEAETELDLSGKYVVPGLIDGHVHIESSHLCPEEFCSLLLSHGVTTAVVDPHEIANVLGVKGIQYILDSVEDLPFNTFVALPSCVPATDLETSGASLGAKELSQFVDHPKVIGLGEVMDYLGVIQAKKGMVEKLELPVGFFDGHAPGISAQDLNAYFLAGIHTEHECSTVEEARERLRRGFHIMLREGSAAKNLLDLLPAVTPQNSGQCLLVTDDRHPSDLMNEGSIDHLVRMAIKAGMDPIQVIQMATINAARAIGLAHLGAVAPGYQADFVVLDDLNRFEIKEVYWRGIKQSGSKERPRFPRSGCAGLKGSIHLGEWSSAKLRVLANGETNEGLARVRVIGVQEHSLVTSELIRELPVKNGLINPDPSQRIAKLAVLERHHETGNVGLGFVEGLGLRKGAIASTVAHDSHNLVVAGMSDEEMHLAVMTCVEMGGGLCLVDGNQVIGKLPLPIAGLMTDQDAEAVARILSELHERAVWLGISEKVDPFMTLAFLSLPVIPSIKLTDLGLVDVEHFQIISAVL
- a CDS encoding 5'-deoxyadenosine deaminase, with protein sequence MRVLFKNATIVTMNAGREVIQGDLLVDDTQIAAVGGVIEQPADQIIDLNGDLLIPGLIQTHIHLCQTLYRGQADDLELLDWLRQRIWPLEGGHDPESLYDSALLGIGELFLGGTTTIVDMETVHHTEHAFEAILASGLRALSGKVMMDDCNGDLPASLQETTENSLQESVDLYEKYHGKGNGRLEVAFTPRFVISCTDTLLKEVSRLARAKNAFVHTHASENRSEIQVVESTRGMRNIVYLDKVGLTGPKLILAHCIWLDEAEKEILVQTKTRISHCPSSNLKLASGIAPIPELMKRGAEVSLSADGAPCGNNLDGFREMRHAALIQKPLHGPTVMPAREVFEMATLGGARAIGHEHDLGSLEVGKKADLAAVSLQGLHTWPVEHVDVYSQLVYQAVSSDVRLTMVDGQIVMKDRQLLTIDVPKLKISSTRSLNRVMKRIGLV
- a CDS encoding NCS2 family permease — translated: MSTVTNNNQKKPPANEPIGLLDRFFHLTEMGTTVRTEILAGITTFVTMAYILFVNPNILADAGMPINATFAATAIAGAFGTLIMGLYANYPIALAPGMGLNAFFTYTVVLGMGLPWQTALGAVFISGVVFFLMTVTKVREWIIEGIPEVLRLSIGVGIGIFIAFIGLKNGGIVVADSNTFVTLGDMKSGSAIVTVFGLIVTGFFIARRVKGGLLIGILLTTLFSMLMGYSSLPTGLSSIVSVTNPFTVIAPVALQLDIIGAVSYGLISILFAFTLVDLFDNIGTLLGVSRKAGLLDKNGNLPRAGKALMADSFGTMFGAAAGTPTVTSYIESASGVAEGGKTGLTAVTVAGLFLVSLIFAPLVGLIPGEATAPILILVGTMMMSEVVHIKFDDFTEALPAFLTIVMMPLTSSIAQGIAFGFMSYTIIKLLAGRHKENNLVLYLFTFLFIVHFVIGGGH